The genomic window TAATTTGCCGGCGCTGTTTTCGTTGCGTTGGCCAGCGTGCAGGATGGCGCCACTGGCATTTTGGATCGATACAACCAACCGCGGCCTGTAAACCGGTTCGGCTAATTGGTCGGGCGGTGTGATCAAACCGATGCAGTTCAACCTGCCCACCCTGAACGGCCGCATTACGTGGGACACTTCGCAGCTTTACACGACCGGCGTGCTAACGGTTGCGGCAACCTACTACGCCGGAGATTTCAACCGCGATGGGCACGTCGATGCCGCAGATATACTGCCGATGGAAACGGCCCTGACGGATGCGGCCGACTATGAGACGACCAAGGGCCTCAACGCTTCGCAACTATTGCTGATTGGCGATGTGAATGGCGACGGCAAGTTCAACAACACCGATGTGCAAGCGTTTTTGAATTTGCTGCAATCCGGCGGCGGATCGAATGATCCGGTGCCCGAGCCGTCGTCTTTGGTATTGGCGATGCTCGCCGTGGTGGGAATGTTGTTCGTTGGGCATTGCCGCGATTAGGTTTGTGGACCGTCTGCTACTTCTGCTGCACGGTTCCTCTTTTGTCGGGTGTTGATAGCTGCTGTCAGTTGTCACGTCATAGCGTTTTATAGCAATCCATTATCTGCTAAAGACGCCGGAAGCGGCTGCGACTAGAATTGCCGCTCCCGCCACGACCCAGGGCGCGGTTGCTTTGGCGAATCAGCAATCGGGTGCCGGGTCGAAGTTCCCCCCACGGAACTTTCACGTACCCAAACAAGCTAGGGAGGATTCTAGCCATGGGCTCCGCACGGATGCGCTCTGTTTTGTTGGCGGTTGCATTCATATTGTTTTTTCACCGCGCGGCCAGTGCTCAACTGAACCCGAACTCCTACGGGTCGATCGGAACGCTGAATGTCTTGTCCGGAACTTTGGCGATTAATACTGACACGCTGACGATGTCCAATGCCGCCAGCTTCACCGGCGCGGCGCTGGCGCAGGCGGGGGGACCGGAAATCGCGGTGTTCGATTTCAGCTCCATTACCATCGGCAGCGGCATAACGGTTACGATCACCGGCTCACGGCCGCTGGCGTTGTTGTCGAAAGGAGGCGCGTTAATTAACACCACGCTGCCGAATTTCTCCGGCGGCGGTTATGACGGCGGATTTCTCAGCCTGCCGTCGAGCATCACAACCGCATCGCAGCCGGGGCAGGGGCCAGGCGCCGGCGGCGCCTCGGGCGATTTGACCGGCGGCGGCGGATACGGCGGAAACGGCGGCGGAGCCATCGACACC from Pirellulales bacterium includes these protein-coding regions:
- a CDS encoding dockerin type I domain-containing protein, which encodes MQFNLPTLNGRITWDTSQLYTTGVLTVAATYYAGDFNRDGHVDAADILPMETALTDAADYETTKGLNASQLLLIGDVNGDGKFNNTDVQAFLNLLQSGGGSNDPVPEPSSLVLAMLAVVGMLFVGHCRD